Below is a genomic region from Deltaproteobacteria bacterium.
GTCGGCAAGCACCAGGCGAGGCCGCGTCACGAGCGCCCGCGCGAGCGCCACCCGCTGCTGTTCGCCGCCCGACAGCTCCGGCGGCCGTCGAGTCCGGGCCCCGATCGCGACGCCGACCCGGTCCAACATTTCGGCGGCGCGCTGGCGGGCCACACTCGTCGGGATCCCCAGGAACTCGAGCGGACACAGGACGTTTTCCTCCGCCGTGAACGTCGGAAAGAGGTTGAAGGCCTGGAAGACGAAGCCCATCTTCTGCAGGCGCAGGTCGCTCCGAGCCTCGTCCGAGAGCTCGGCGAGGGCCTGGCCCTCGACGAACACGCGACCTGCGCTCGGCGTGTCGAGCCCACCGACGAGGTTGAGCAGCGTGCTCTTGCCCGAGCCGCTCGGACCCACGATGGACAGGAACTCCCCGGCCGGAACGTCGAGCATCACCTCGCTCAGCGCCTCGACGGCACTGGCTCCCGCGCCATAGCGCTTGGTCACCCGTTCGAGAGCCACGACCAGCGTCGCCGTCATCTTCTACTCGTAGCGGAGCGCCGCCACGGGCTCCAACGCCGCCGCCCGTCTCCCGGTCAGAAGCGCAGCCAACAAGGAGACGAGGAGCGTCGCGGCGATGCCGGCCACCAGCTGCATGACGGGCACATGCGTGCTGAGCATCCAGCCCAGCAGGTACCGAAAAGTGGCTCTCACCCAGATGATGCCGAGCGAAAGACCCCCCACCAGGGCGAGCGCGAGGCCCAGGAGCGCGAGGAGAAGGGCTTCGACCACGACCATACGACGCACGTGCCGTGCCGCGATGCCGATTGCGCGCAGCATGCCGAGCTCGCGCGTCCGCTCCAACACGTCGCCGGCCAGCGTATCCGCCAACGCCACGAGGATGATGATCAGGATCAGCCCGGCGAGGACGTTCACTCCACGGAAGGCGCGGCGGACCTGATCGGCATAGTAGTCGACGAGCTCCCGAGACGACAGGATCCGCAGTCCGTATCTCCGCCCGAGCTTTCTCGCGATGGTCTCGCGGAGGAGGGAGGGGGACGAGAGCGGCGATGACCTGAGGAACACGTAGGTCACCCGACGGTCATGCCAGAGGCGTTCATAGATCCGACGGCTGATCTTGAGCGTCCCGCGCGGAGAAGCAAAATCGACCGTCACGCCGGCGACCCGGAGGGACAGTGGCCCGCCCGGAGTGTCGAGCGTGATGACGTCTCCGATCCGGCAACCGAAGTTCGAGACGAAGCTGCTCGAGACCACGGTCGCGGTCCCCCGCGCAACCATACCCCACGCATCCGCGAGGCTCGAGCCGTACAGCGGCCACTGCCCGAAATCCCCCGTGGTGTAGTAGGCATCGTCGTATGCCTCGATCGTTACCGGACCGCCCCTGTACGGCCACTCCCTGACGCGTTCACCGGCAACCGCGCGCACGCCGTTCATGCGCCGGAGGCGCACGGCGAGCCGCTGGTCGACGGGCGTTTCAAAAACGCCGGATTCGACGTGCACCGACCCAGCGATGAGGTCCGCACGAAAGGCAGGTGTCAGGGCCTCGATCACCGAGCGTTCGAAGCTGTACGCGGCGAATCGCAACCAGAAGACCGCGCCGATGCCGACGGCGATGGTAGCCACGGTGAGGGCGCTCCGCCGAGGATTCCGCGTGACCGTCGCGGCCGCGAAGCGCCACATTGGACCCGCCAGCAAGCGGAACGCCGACACGAGTGGCGAGCGACCGAGGTGCACGACCAGTCGCGCGCCCGCCGCCAATGCGACGGCGACGAGTGCCGTTGCCAGCAAGCCCCAGGTCGCGGAACCCGTCGCGTGCTGCATCACCAGGGCGCCGGCCACGCACCCCACCAGGAGAGCGAACGTCCGGCCGGCGAACTTCGGTGTTCCGGTCGGAGACTCGATGCCACGTCCGAGGATGATCACCGCCGGTTCGAGCCGCGCCACCCGCCGCGCCGGGATCGCGGCCGCCAGGACGGCCGTACCGAGACCGAGCAGCGCCGGAACGAGCAACGGCCCGACGCCGAGCCCGATGCTCGTATCGGCGATGATCGTGTTGTAACTGACCGCTGCCGCGGTCGCCACCAGCGGGAGCATCAGGTAGCTGAGGCCGATCCCCAACGGCAGTCCGATCGCGACACCGCTCGCGCCGAGCAGGAGGCTCTCCTTCATCATCTCACGCCACGCCACGTCGGCCCTCACACCAAGGGCGCGCAGGATGCCGATCTGCCAGGTGCGCTGCTCGAACACGTTGGTGAGCCGGTTGAAGCCGATGAGAAATGCGGTGACCAAGCCTGTCAGTCCGAAGGCGGCTCGCAGCAACGCCGCGAGCGATTGCATGAGCTTTTGCAGGTCCGCCTTGCGCTGCTGGGGGGCTTCCACCAGAAACCCCGACGGCATCACCGCGGCGACGCCCTTCTGGACGGCGCCCAGCTCGCTGTTGCGTGAGAGCACGAGGTCGATCCGGTTGATGAAACGCGGCCGCGTGAACACCGCCTCTGCCGCGAAGATGTCCATGACGATCAGGTTTCCTCCCAGGATGCGTGCCACACCCTCCGGCTCGAGCACTCCGCGCACCGTGAAGTGCCGCCGCCCTCTGGGAGTATCCAACAGCAGAGAATCGCCAACTCGCAGCCGATGCCGGACTGCGAACGCGTTCGTGATCGCGACCGAATCGGGCTGGCTCAGGAAGACGAGGGGATCGTCCAGCCTCGACTGCGACGAACCTGCTACCAGCACAGCGGCCGGCTCGTACGCGCGCACCACCGAGTCGTTCGTGATGTCGACGCCGAGAACCGTCAGGAGCTCGCCGCTTCGGCCCGCGACGAAGGCGGCCGCCATCACCGCAGGCACGGCGAGCTCGACGCCGGAAACCGCAGCCGCTGCCTCGGTCAGCTCCTCGGGAAAGACGCCACCGCCGGGAGCCGTCACCTGCAACGCCGCCTTCCCTGCCATCGCGTCGATGACGTCGACGAAGGCGCGGAGGATGCCTTGGTTGACGATCTCGATCGAGCACGTCAAGGCCACGCCACAGGCGAGCGCAATGACTGCCGGCGCCAGCCGAGGCCAGCTCCCTCGCATGAAGCGCAGCGCGATACGGAAGCTGAGCAGACTCAAGGCATCACCGCCTTGCTCCCTTTGATGCGTCGGGGCGTTTCGGGGGCGTCGTGCGGGCCGTCGGGGAATCGGGCGGAGGAATCTGAACGCGCGCGTTCAGCGACTCTTCGTAGACGGCGCGGAACTCCTCGAGGAACTCGAGATCCGCCGCAACGTGCTTGAGACGACGGCCAAGCAGCAGGGCCAGCGCGCCTGCCGATCCCTGATGCTCCCCGGGTGTTGCGACCGCCGCCTCCCGGGCACGCTCGAGCATCTTCCCGCTGATCCAGAGCGACTCCTGCCAGCGATCGAGCACGGTGCGGGCCATTTCCGGCCCGGCGCCACTGAGAAAGAGCGCGCGATAGGAAAGCTCGTCTTCATAGTCGTTCGTTCTCGGGCGAGGCGGCGCCATGAGCCAGCTCTCGAATGCCTCGATCCCTGACGCGGTGATCTCGTACGGGGCGCGCCGTGGGTCGGCACCCTCGGGATTGGCTGCCGTCCGCACCAGGCCTTGGGCCGCGAGCTTCTGCAGCTCGCGATAGAAATTCCCGGTACTCAGCTCGACGCCCGATCTGCTCCGATACTCCTTCATGAGGGCATAGCCGTGCCGCGGCTTGCCGTCTCGAAGCAGACCCAGGACCAGGTATCGAAACACCGGTCTCCTCTACGTCGGCTGCTGCGAGCGCCCATATCAGCGACGCTTGTAGCCGGTCAAGGTACAAGCGCGAAAGATGACTGCAATGGATCCATGAATGGCACCCCCTTGTAGCCTCAACCGCAGTGAGGATCGGGGGACAACGCGCCAAGGTACCGTACGAAGTCGGGGTAACTGAAATCGAACCCGTCTTATAAATCAGGTACTTGTCCTTCGCTCAGCTAGGATTCGGACCGGCGCGAACAACCATCACTGCGCTGCAGCGATTCGATACGTCGAGGCGCTTCCGTCATTGCTGACAATGTACCTGTCAGCGTATTTGCCCTGAGGCGAAGGAGGCGCGTCATGTCGCACCACAGCGCACAGATCCTCGAGCGGTTTCGCAATGCAGTCATGCGACCGCTGGCCACGTTCCCAGCGACGCGACCCGCGGTCGTCCCGGGCGTCGTCACGATCGGTCCCTGGACGTCCGGTGCCCATGGGACCACGACGGACGCCAATGCGGCGGCGAGACCCCGCTCGGGTCATTCCCGATGCCTAGGCGGAACGCGTCCCGAGAAGGTCTTGATGTCAGCCGTGCTGGAAGACGCGCTACGCGTCTTCCGAAGGTACGCCACGTCGACGAGTCGTCGCGATCGCGAGCTGTTTGACGAAGTGCGCGAGTGGTTTGCTGCCGACGAGGATGGATGGCCGTTCTCCTTCGTGAACATCTGTGAGGTGCTGGGCCTGAGCGCAGCACGCATACGGCTCGCCCTCGCCCAGATCGCGAGCGTCCCGCCGCGAGGGGCGTCCATCCATCAGCATCGCGTCGAGACGGACCACGTAACGGTGTCGAGAGACGCGGGGAACCTGCGCACGGGAACGTCCGCGATTTCCGCGCAATAGTTGTCGCCGCACGCTGAAATCGTCCGCGGGACGACTTCATGCGAGTAGCTGAGCATCAAGACGAGCGGGGAGACGAGGCGAGGTTGGTTCGTGGGGCGGAGCTGTCCGATGGGCCCCGGGACATCCCGAGTGCATCGGCCTGGTACGTGGTCACCATCAACTGAAGCGGGAAACGCCGGTGGAGCTCCCGGAGCGGTGGTTGAAGCGAGCATGACGATTCCGGACGAGGGCAAGGCGATGCCAAGCATGAAGACGATCCGCGAGCGCAGCGGTAGCGAAGGCCGGCGAGGTCCGGTGCTGGAAGAGTCGACACTACGCGGAGGTGGCTTCTATCGCTACCTCGTTCTCGGTCTGCTCCGGGACGGCACCCCGCGCCACGGCTACGCCCTCATGAAGGACTACCAGCAACGGTCTGGCACGCCGATAGGCAGCGGCCGCTTCTACAACAAGCTGCAGCGGCTCGCCGCCGAGGGCCTCGTCACAACGGCTGCCAATCCTCCAGGTGCAGACCCTCGCCGGACACCGTACCGGATCACGAGCGCCGGCGCGGCGGCGTTCGACGTTTGGTTGCGGGACTCCGCCAACCCGGACAGCCATCGAAGCGACGACCTCTGCGCTCACGCGCTCTTGCTCGCCGCCGCCGAGCCTGCAGTCGTCTCCGCGACGCTCGAT
It encodes:
- a CDS encoding ABC transporter ATP-binding protein — translated: MTATLVVALERVTKRYGAGASAVEALSEVMLDVPAGEFLSIVGPSGSGKSTLLNLVGGLDTPSAGRVFVEGQALAELSDEARSDLRLQKMGFVFQAFNLFPTFTAEENVLCPLEFLGIPTSVARQRAAEMLDRVGVAIGARTRRPPELSGGEQQRVALARALVTRPRLVLADEPTGNLDSRTGRAILDLLRSLNVEQSVTVILVTHNMLAATYGDRTVELRDGRVVREARAARLKSDGSAG
- a CDS encoding FtsX-like permease family protein; translation: MSLLSFRIALRFMRGSWPRLAPAVIALACGVALTCSIEIVNQGILRAFVDVIDAMAGKAALQVTAPGGGVFPEELTEAAAAVSGVELAVPAVMAAAFVAGRSGELLTVLGVDITNDSVVRAYEPAAVLVAGSSQSRLDDPLVFLSQPDSVAITNAFAVRHRLRVGDSLLLDTPRGRRHFTVRGVLEPEGVARILGGNLIVMDIFAAEAVFTRPRFINRIDLVLSRNSELGAVQKGVAAVMPSGFLVEAPQQRKADLQKLMQSLAALLRAAFGLTGLVTAFLIGFNRLTNVFEQRTWQIGILRALGVRADVAWREMMKESLLLGASGVAIGLPLGIGLSYLMLPLVATAAAVSYNTIIADTSIGLGVGPLLVPALLGLGTAVLAAAIPARRVARLEPAVIILGRGIESPTGTPKFAGRTFALLVGCVAGALVMQHATGSATWGLLATALVAVALAAGARLVVHLGRSPLVSAFRLLAGPMWRFAAATVTRNPRRSALTVATIAVGIGAVFWLRFAAYSFERSVIEALTPAFRADLIAGSVHVESGVFETPVDQRLAVRLRRMNGVRAVAGERVREWPYRGGPVTIEAYDDAYYTTGDFGQWPLYGSSLADAWGMVARGTATVVSSSFVSNFGCRIGDVITLDTPGGPLSLRVAGVTVDFASPRGTLKISRRIYERLWHDRRVTYVFLRSSPLSSPSLLRETIARKLGRRYGLRILSSRELVDYYADQVRRAFRGVNVLAGLILIIILVALADTLAGDVLERTRELGMLRAIGIAARHVRRMVVVEALLLALLGLALALVGGLSLGIIWVRATFRYLLGWMLSTHVPVMQLVAGIAATLLVSLLAALLTGRRAAALEPVAALRYE
- a CDS encoding PadR family transcriptional regulator encodes the protein MFRYLVLGLLRDGKPRHGYALMKEYRSRSGVELSTGNFYRELQKLAAQGLVRTAANPEGADPRRAPYEITASGIEAFESWLMAPPRPRTNDYEDELSYRALFLSGAGPEMARTVLDRWQESLWISGKMLERAREAAVATPGEHQGSAGALALLLGRRLKHVAADLEFLEEFRAVYEESLNARVQIPPPDSPTARTTPPKRPDASKGARR
- a CDS encoding PadR family transcriptional regulator; amino-acid sequence: MGPGTSRVHRPGTWSPSTEAGNAGGAPGAVVEASMTIPDEGKAMPSMKTIRERSGSEGRRGPVLEESTLRGGGFYRYLVLGLLRDGTPRHGYALMKDYQQRSGTPIGSGRFYNKLQRLAAEGLVTTAANPPGADPRRTPYRITSAGAAAFDVWLRDSANPDSHRSDDLCAHALLLAAAEPAVVSATLDRWRNDIAMRGARIEEAHARALTTRRASPPSAFYPLPVVLARRLKHATADIEFIDEFRRAYEQWMRRRAEARVSRNTPAGRGSGSRPIRA